The following are encoded together in the Capsulimonas corticalis genome:
- a CDS encoding TolB family protein — MASPTTAKRVIAGMFVLACPLIAIFCIIKPKTAPPEPSHIPLVAATRVSAAPQWAETPLSGNIPYQWYSQSSFLYCRYDHSLGAATVSRGEHDVTGAVLRSWQSIGGDLEDTGPTGPADWMLSPDRRWLLTYLGVPGKRRWAAISLDGKQRRTYPARFGFRPLVCWKGDSSGWVELFLGSAGPTAASYSVAANAPTPSLTPLATNHEGYYGRPVPLGGTIDNGIVIATWAEDERHRVPMHIIHPGSSSIPSVRTKVLLPRQADFMEIELSPDGRRLAWVFVVPNHRRHGLRLPFFKSSTPDIDQQLWVSDLDGGKMHRIAAGDSVSKEELTTIHFVRWLPDGKTLSFVDHDSIYTVTSE; from the coding sequence ATGGCGTCACCCACAACAGCGAAGCGAGTCATTGCCGGCATGTTTGTGCTGGCGTGTCCCCTCATCGCCATCTTTTGTATCATCAAGCCGAAGACTGCGCCGCCGGAGCCCAGTCATATCCCTCTCGTGGCGGCGACGCGCGTGAGCGCCGCGCCGCAATGGGCCGAGACGCCGCTGTCGGGAAACATCCCCTATCAGTGGTACTCGCAGAGCTCCTTTCTTTACTGCCGCTACGATCACTCGCTGGGAGCGGCCACCGTCTCGCGCGGCGAGCATGATGTCACCGGCGCCGTGCTGCGCTCGTGGCAATCGATCGGCGGCGATTTGGAGGACACGGGACCGACCGGGCCGGCGGACTGGATGCTGTCGCCGGATCGCCGCTGGCTGCTGACATACCTGGGCGTTCCCGGCAAACGCCGCTGGGCGGCGATCTCCCTGGATGGAAAGCAGCGCCGAACGTATCCGGCGCGCTTCGGCTTCCGGCCGCTGGTTTGCTGGAAAGGCGACAGCTCCGGCTGGGTGGAGCTGTTCCTGGGTAGCGCCGGTCCCACCGCCGCGTCGTACAGCGTCGCGGCGAACGCCCCCACGCCCTCGCTCACGCCCCTGGCGACCAATCACGAAGGATACTACGGCCGGCCCGTGCCGCTGGGCGGAACCATCGACAACGGGATCGTTATCGCAACATGGGCGGAAGACGAACGGCACCGGGTGCCGATGCACATCATTCATCCGGGAAGCTCCAGCATCCCTTCCGTCCGCACAAAAGTCTTGCTTCCCCGCCAGGCGGATTTTATGGAGATCGAACTGTCGCCCGACGGGCGGAGGCTGGCGTGGGTGTTCGTCGTTCCAAATCATCGCCGGCACGGTCTTCGACTGCCTTTTTTCAAATCCTCCACCCCGGACATCGACCAGCAGCTCTGGGTCAGCGACCTCGACGGCGGCAAAATGCACCGGATCGCCGCCGGGGATTCAGTGAGCAAGGAAGAACTCACGACGATCCACTTCGTGCGCTGGCTGCCGGACGGCAAAACGCTGAGCTTTGTGGACCACGATTCCATTTACACCGTCACGTCCGAGTAA
- a CDS encoding ankyrin repeat domain-containing protein, which produces MTTLIDAIYAKNIEQVRALLEGGADVNVGDQFGWTPLMFAASRGDHEIARLLLECGARIDIVGTDGKTALTLASGRRSNPQCKGLLREVCGKQIALVQSAERGEMDRVRALLGEGVDVNARGDDSRTALMGAAFGGHAEMAVLLLEHGADTEAVACGTDELYYTALSLAAALGHVSVVKLLINHGASTDAVKTPRVRMDDVACPIEAASSAGQTSVLALFYEHRSQIKNFDRDGYGIAVAVECGHLTTVQWWLVHMEYVEEEEPHFALLVVAASHGYTEIVRLLLAHSAIDRSPHTLFEALSHTMSKRRSQMAWMLLDAGALLVYEEAQDAALACAAGGGANDIILYLLSRGANIEAHDSNETTPLMEAAFAGHADTVQLLLEHGADPNGASDSQWTALMAASAMGRLEAARALIEGGADVYILDCRGDSALTQAVEGGHRDLIALLDGKLRDGDDVVKRMQQ; this is translated from the coding sequence ATGACGACATTGATCGACGCAATTTACGCGAAAAACATCGAGCAAGTCCGGGCCTTGCTGGAAGGCGGCGCGGACGTGAACGTGGGCGATCAATTCGGATGGACGCCGCTCATGTTCGCCGCTTCGCGTGGCGATCACGAGATAGCGCGTCTGCTGCTCGAATGCGGCGCGCGGATCGATATTGTCGGGACCGATGGCAAGACCGCGCTGACGCTCGCCAGCGGCCGTCGCTCAAATCCTCAATGCAAGGGTCTCCTCCGGGAAGTGTGCGGCAAGCAGATCGCGCTCGTGCAGTCAGCCGAGCGTGGGGAAATGGATCGGGTCCGCGCGCTTCTGGGGGAAGGAGTGGATGTCAATGCGCGAGGCGATGACAGTCGCACCGCGCTGATGGGCGCGGCGTTTGGCGGTCATGCAGAAATGGCGGTTCTGCTTTTGGAACACGGCGCCGACACCGAAGCAGTCGCCTGCGGGACGGACGAGCTTTACTACACGGCGCTGTCACTGGCCGCCGCGCTCGGTCATGTTTCGGTTGTCAAACTGCTGATTAACCACGGCGCCTCCACAGACGCCGTCAAAACTCCGCGCGTTCGAATGGATGATGTGGCCTGCCCAATTGAGGCGGCGTCCAGCGCCGGGCAAACCAGCGTGCTCGCTCTTTTCTACGAGCACCGATCTCAAATCAAGAATTTCGACCGAGATGGGTACGGAATTGCCGTCGCCGTCGAATGCGGGCATCTTACGACGGTTCAGTGGTGGCTGGTCCACATGGAATATGTCGAAGAAGAAGAGCCCCATTTTGCGCTGCTGGTGGTTGCGGCCTCGCATGGTTACACCGAAATCGTTCGTCTGCTGCTTGCGCATTCCGCCATTGATCGCTCCCCGCATACATTGTTCGAGGCGCTCAGTCATACGATGTCAAAACGGCGATCGCAAATGGCGTGGATGCTGCTTGACGCCGGCGCCCTCTTGGTATATGAAGAGGCGCAAGACGCCGCCTTGGCGTGCGCCGCCGGAGGAGGAGCTAACGACATTATTCTTTACCTGCTGAGCCGAGGCGCCAACATAGAAGCGCACGATAGTAATGAGACGACTCCGCTGATGGAAGCGGCGTTCGCGGGTCACGCCGACACGGTCCAATTGCTGCTTGAGCATGGGGCGGATCCGAATGGCGCAAGCGATTCACAATGGACGGCGCTGATGGCGGCGTCGGCGATGGGGCGTCTCGAAGCCGCGCGGGCGCTGATCGAGGGTGGGGCGGATGTCTATATTCTCGACTGCCGGGGCGATTCGGCGCTGACTCAGGCTGTCGAAGGCGGACATAGGGATCTCATTGCGCTGCTGGACGGAAAACTCCGTGATGGAGATGATGTTGTAAAGCGAATGCAGCAATAA
- a CDS encoding DoxX family protein — MTPTTPSTLASNTDHPAGRVARRILRVVLAGVMIWVGCLHFLHPEPFISIVPSYLPAHRALVLISGFFEALGGLGLLVPRVRRAAAVGLIALYLAVFPANVFMATHHVPINGQHFSSLLLWLRLPLQFVLIAWAWWVRRD; from the coding sequence GTGACGCCAACAACGCCCTCGACACTCGCCTCAAACACTGATCACCCCGCAGGGCGCGTCGCGCGTCGTATTTTGCGCGTCGTTCTCGCCGGCGTCATGATCTGGGTGGGATGCCTGCATTTTCTGCATCCGGAGCCGTTTATCAGCATTGTGCCGAGCTATCTGCCGGCGCACCGGGCGCTGGTGCTGATCAGCGGATTCTTTGAAGCGCTGGGCGGCCTTGGACTGCTCGTCCCGCGCGTGCGGCGCGCGGCGGCGGTCGGTTTGATCGCGCTGTATCTCGCCGTATTTCCCGCCAACGTTTTTATGGCGACCCACCACGTTCCGATCAACGGACAGCATTTTTCCTCGCTGCTGCTCTGGCTGCGTCTCCCTCTCCAATTCGTGCTGATCGCCTGGGCCTGGTGGGTCCGGCGCGATTGA
- a CDS encoding sugar phosphate isomerase/epimerase family protein: MGPGAAALLDIPAQAAARGIGQIEICHFHIPSTDAAYLGELKASLAASNIQCLTLLIDEGDLTHPSPQARQTDIETVRRWIAVAGELGAARVRVIAGKSAPDASGDMLRLSAQHLHELAQYAGDHGVRVVTENWFALLDRPAEVLHLLEALDGEVGLLLDFGNWTGERKYADLAQIARLAESTHAKANYDADGNLQTADYAHCLKICADAGFQGPHSLIFDSAGDEWTEIAKLRDFVLAAL, encoded by the coding sequence CTGGGGCCGGGCGCGGCGGCGCTTCTGGACATTCCCGCACAGGCCGCCGCGCGCGGGATCGGCCAGATTGAGATCTGTCATTTTCATATCCCCAGCACGGACGCCGCGTATCTTGGCGAACTCAAAGCGTCGCTCGCCGCATCGAACATTCAGTGCCTGACTCTGCTGATCGATGAAGGCGATCTGACCCATCCCAGCCCGCAGGCCCGCCAGACGGACATCGAGACGGTCCGGCGATGGATCGCGGTCGCCGGCGAGCTTGGCGCGGCGCGCGTCCGCGTGATCGCGGGAAAATCCGCGCCGGACGCAAGCGGCGACATGCTGCGACTCAGCGCCCAGCATCTGCACGAACTGGCCCAGTACGCCGGCGACCACGGCGTCCGCGTGGTGACGGAAAACTGGTTCGCCCTGCTTGACCGCCCCGCCGAAGTGCTCCATCTGCTGGAGGCGCTCGACGGCGAAGTCGGCCTGCTGCTCGATTTCGGCAACTGGACCGGCGAGCGCAAGTACGCGGATCTGGCGCAAATCGCGCGCCTCGCGGAATCCACGCACGCCAAAGCCAACTACGACGCCGACGGCAATCTGCAAACCGCCGATTACGCCCACTGCCTCAAGATCTGCGCCGACGCCGGATTCCAGGGTCCGCACTCACTGATCTTCGACTCGGCGGGCGACGAATGGACCGAAATCGCCAAACTGCGCGACTTCGTGCTCGCGGCGCTATAG